In the Agrobacterium vitis genome, GGCCGCATCCCTGGGAGGAGAATACGGCCTTGGTATTTCAGAAACCGGCTTTGCCGGGATACCAGTTCGTGCCAGCCAGCGGCACTTGCGCCATGGCGGCGGCTTCCATGGTCAGCGCAACCAAGTCTTCCGGCTCCAGATTGTGCAGACGGTTATGGCCGCAGGCGCGGGCAATGGTCTGCGCTTCCAGCGTCATCACCTTGAGGTAATTGGCGAGACGACGACCAGCGAGAACCGGATCAAGCCGCTTCATCAATTCCGGGTCCTGCGTGGTAATGCCTGCCGGGTCTTTGCCCTCATGCCAATCATCATAAGCGCCAGCGGTGGTGCCGAGTTTTTGATATTCTTCTTCCCACTTCGGGTCGTTATCGCCAATGGCCACCAGCGCTGCCGTGCCAATGGCCACCGCATCCGCGCCCAGCGCCAGAGCTTTTGCCACATCCGCACCAGAGCGAATGCCGCCGGAAATAATCAACTGGACCTTGCGATGCATTCCAAGGTCTTGCAAAGCCTGAACGGCGGGGCGAATACAGGCCAGCGTCGGCATGCCGACATTTTCAATAAACACATCTTGCGTCGCTGCCGTGCCGCCTTGCATGCCGTCCAGCACCACTACATCGGCTCCGGCTTTCACTGCCAGTGCCGTGTCGTAATAGGGGCGGGCACCGCCGACCTTGATATAGATTGGCTTTTCCCAATTGGTGATTTCGCGCAATTCCAGAATTTTGATTTCCAGATCATCCGGCCCCGTCCAATCCGGGTGACGGCAGGCCGAGCGCTGATCGATGCCCTTGGGCAGGTTGCGCATATTGGCCACGCGGTCAGAAATCTTCTGGCCCAGCAACATGCCACCGCCGCCGGGCTTGGCACCTTGGCCAACCACCACTTCAATGGCATCGGCGCGGCGCAAATCCTTCGGGTTCATGCCATAGCGTGATGGAAGATATTGATAGACCAGCGTTTGGCTGTGGCCGCGCTCTTCGTCGGTCATCCCGCCATCACCCGTGGTGGTGGAGGTGCCAGCAATGGTTGCGCCTCTACCAAGAGCTTCCTTGGCGTTGCCGGACAGCGCGCCGAAGCTCATGCCCGCAATGGTGATAGGGGTTTTCAGATGGATCGGCTTTTTGGCAAAGCGGGTACCCAGCACCACCGATGTGTCGCATTTCTCGCGGTAGCCTTCCAGCGGATAGCGCGAAATCGAGGCACCCAGAAACAGCAGATCATCAAAATGCGGCACTTTGCGCTTGGTGCCTGCGCCGCGAATGTCATAAATGCCCGTGGCCGCCGCACGGCGAATTTCCGCCAGCGTGTAATCATCAAAGGTCGCGGATTTGCGCGGCGGAGTGTTGGGATTATGGTAGCTCATAGCGATCTCCTGGGGTCTGGACCCCACTTTTTGCGCTCGCAATTCCGGACGGAAAACCGCAGCACACTTTTCCTGGAATTGCTTTAATAGGCGTCTGCGTTGTCAATGTTGAAATTGTAAAGCTTGCGGGCAGAGCCGTAACGCTTGAATTCTTCCGGCTTCACATCGGTAATCCCGGCTTTTGTCAGAATCTCTGCGAGCTTTTCCAGATGCTTGGGCTTCATCTGTTTCTCAACACAATCTGCGCCAAGGCTTTTCACCGTGCCGCGCACAAACAGCTTGGCCTCATAGAGTGAATCCCCCAGCGCTTCGCCTGCATCACCCAGCACCACCAGATGGCCGGATTGCCCCATAAAGGCGGACATGTGGCCGATATTGCCCTGCACGACAATATCAATGCCTTTCATGGAAATACCACACCGCGAGGCCGCATTGCCCTTGATCACCAGCAGGCCACCTTGGCCCGTAGCTCCGGCATATTGGCTGGCATCGCCTTCAATGATCACGGTGCCGGACATCATGTTTTCGGCAACGCCGGGACCGGCAGAGCCATGCACGGTGACGGTGCCACCATCATTCATGCCCGCGCAATAATAGCCGACTGACCCCTTCACCTCGACGGTTACAGGGCTATCAATACCAACCGCCACCGCATGATGGCCGCGTGGGTTGATGATTTCAAAATTGGTGTCATTGGCCCCGGATGTCACGGCATGCAAAGCGCTGTTCAGCTCGCGCAGCGGGGTTTGGGAAAGATCAAAAATAGGCATTATACGTCCCTCACGCTGCTTTTTCATGGTCCCAGAAGTAAACGGTGGCGGGTTCCGGCTCCCAGATTCGGGCGGTATCGATGCCCGGCAGATTGACCAGTGCGCGATATTCAGAGCCAAAAGCCACATATTGGTCCGTCTCGGCCATCACCGCAGGCTTGCAGGCAATCGGGTCACGCACCACGCCAAAGCCGGATTTGGTGCCAACCACGAAGGTGAAAAAGCCATCGAGATCATCGAGTGCACCCGTTAACGCCTGTCCCAGATCCTTGCCCTTGGCCATTTCGGCGGTAAGATAGGCGGCGGCAACTTCGGAGTCGTTTTGCGTCTCAAATTTGATGCCTTCGCGGATCAGCTCGCGGCGCAAATTATTGTGGTTGGAGAGCGAGCCATTGTGCACAAGGCATTGATCGGCACCCGTGGAAAACGGATGCGCACCCAGTGTGGTCACAGCACTTTCTGTTGCCATGCGGGTGTGGCCAATGCCGTGGCTGCCGCCCATCGAGCGCACATCAAAGCGGGCCACAACATCCTTTGGCA is a window encoding:
- a CDS encoding class II glutamine amidotransferase, with protein sequence MCGIVGLFLKDKSLEPQLGAMLSDMLITMTDRGPDSAGIAIYGAGEKGKAKITVQSPEPLVDFSGLDADLTKAGIPAQVTVKSTHAVIDIDAAKLADIRGVLSEIRPNVRIMGSGESVEIFKEIGLPKDVVARFDVRSMGGSHGIGHTRMATESAVTTLGAHPFSTGADQCLVHNGSLSNHNNLRRELIREGIKFETQNDSEVAAAYLTAEMAKGKDLGQALTGALDDLDGFFTFVVGTKSGFGVVRDPIACKPAVMAETDQYVAFGSEYRALVNLPGIDTARIWEPEPATVYFWDHEKAA
- a CDS encoding FMN-binding glutamate synthase family protein, translated to MSYHNPNTPPRKSATFDDYTLAEIRRAAATGIYDIRGAGTKRKVPHFDDLLFLGASISRYPLEGYREKCDTSVVLGTRFAKKPIHLKTPITIAGMSFGALSGNAKEALGRGATIAGTSTTTGDGGMTDEERGHSQTLVYQYLPSRYGMNPKDLRRADAIEVVVGQGAKPGGGGMLLGQKISDRVANMRNLPKGIDQRSACRHPDWTGPDDLEIKILELREITNWEKPIYIKVGGARPYYDTALAVKAGADVVVLDGMQGGTAATQDVFIENVGMPTLACIRPAVQALQDLGMHRKVQLIISGGIRSGADVAKALALGADAVAIGTAALVAIGDNDPKWEEEYQKLGTTAGAYDDWHEGKDPAGITTQDPELMKRLDPVLAGRRLANYLKVMTLEAQTIARACGHNRLHNLEPEDLVALTMEAAAMAQVPLAGTNWYPGKAGF
- a CDS encoding GltB/FmdC/FwdC-like GXGXG domain-containing protein; translation: MPIFDLSQTPLRELNSALHAVTSGANDTNFEIINPRGHHAVAVGIDSPVTVEVKGSVGYYCAGMNDGGTVTVHGSAGPGVAENMMSGTVIIEGDASQYAGATGQGGLLVIKGNAASRCGISMKGIDIVVQGNIGHMSAFMGQSGHLVVLGDAGEALGDSLYEAKLFVRGTVKSLGADCVEKQMKPKHLEKLAEILTKAGITDVKPEEFKRYGSARKLYNFNIDNADAY